The following DNA comes from Salvelinus sp. IW2-2015 linkage group LG1, ASM291031v2, whole genome shotgun sequence.
tggcatgggtcctcagatcctcaaaaggttctacagctgcaccatcgagagcatcctgactggttgcatcactgcctggtatagcaactgctcggcctccgaccgcaaggcactacagagggtagtgcgtatgacccagtacatcactggggaaatgcttcctgccatctaggacctctataccatgcggtatcagaggaaggccctaaaaattgtcaaagactccagccaccctagtcatagactgttctctctgctaccgcacggcaagcggtaccagagcgccaagtctaggtccaagaggcttcttaacagcttctacccccaagccataagactgctgaacatctaatcaaatggctacccagactatttgcatttcccacCCCCTTTTatgccgctgctactctgttattatctgtgattatctatgaatagtcaccttaataactctacctacatgtacatattacctcgactaaccggtgcccccgcacattgactctgtaccggtaccccctgtatatagtctcgctattgttattttactgctgctctttaattacttgttccttttatttcttattcatattttttcaactgcattgttggttaggggcttgtaagtattcTACAAGTGAcagataaaatgtgatttgatccaGTTTAAACAAGCATCAAGAGCAGTCACACATCCAAACATCTGATTGAGGCTATGAACCTGCCAcagtaaataaaaaacacatttggtgACGCTGAAATTCTGAATGACTTCCTCGTCTTTTCATGGTCAGGTGATTGTTCAGGTGTGTTCTTAAGATTTGCAACATACTGTTTAGTACACCATGAACACACCAGATATCTATGGATCAATATCAATTATGTGATATCGAGACACACTCCCTctatgcacactctacacacttacggacactgatactccaacacacacacacacattcatactgactctacacacactcatatgcaatcatcatatacagtgcattcggaaagtattcagacccctttactttttacacattttgttaagttaaagccttattctaaaatggatgaaatggtttttccccctcatcaatctacacacaatatcccataattacaaagcaaaaacaggtttttagaWTTTTTTTACTGAAATAGCTattttacataagtgttcagaccctttactcagtaccttgttgaagcacctttggcacctattacagcctcgagtcttcttgggtatgacgctacaagcttggcacacctgtatttggagagtttttgcaaatcttctctgcagatcctctcaagctctgtgaggttggatggggagcgtcgctgcacagctatttttaggtctctccagagatgttcaatgaggttcaagtctgggctctggctgggccactaaaggacattcagagacttgtcccgaagccactcctatgttgtcttggctgtgtgctcagggagCAGattttggagcaggttttcatcaaagatctctctactttgctccgttcatctttccctcgatcctgactagtctcccagtccctgccgctgaaaaacatccacacagcctgatgctgccaccaccatgcttcaccatagggatggtgacaggtttcctccagaggtgacgcttggcattcaggccaatcttggtttcatcagaccagagaatattttttctcaaatattctgagtcctttaggtgccttttggcaaactccaagcgggctgtcatgtgccttttactgaggagtggccactctaccataaaggcctgattggtggagtactgcagagatggttgtccttctggaaggttctcccatctccacagacgaactctggagctctgtcggtgaccatcgggttctttgtcacctccctgaccaaggcccttctaccccgattgctcaatttggctgggacgccagctctaagaagattcttggtggttctaaacttcttacatttaagaatgatggccactgtgttcttggggaccttcaatgctgcagaaattgtttggcaccattccccagatcggtgcctcgacacaatcctgtctctgcgctctacggacaattccttcatcctcgtggcttagtttttgctctgacatgcactgtcaactgtgggaccttatatagacgggtgttccttttcaaatcatgtccaatcaattaaatgtaccacaggtggactccaatcaagttctataaacatctcaaggatgagcaatgaaaacaggatgcacctgagctcaattgcgagtctcaaagcaaagatacatatctaaccctaccactccctgcacattgtaattaTGGTAttgtaactgaccctgtatatagcttacttacttgTGTTCTTCtgtttctcatgtgtttttgttctacttgactttttaattttttattgtactactgatattgattactgcattgttgggaaagagcaagcaattaaggcatttcactgtacatgtGACAATAAGCACTTGAAACTTGATACGAATGCTTTACTTTCCTTGTTGGAACAGCAGTCTCTTGCCATTTGACAATGTAATGCATTAaaatacttgagttaaagtattTTTTAGTTTCACCAAGAAAGTCCTAGGGATGGTAGACAATAAATGTGACATTGAACAAAAGAGAGTTAGTTAAATCATTGTAGATCCTGTCAACATACCCACCCACCTATTGCATCAAACAGTTTAATGATTTACCCCTGTGGCCTTTTAACATTACGCAACTAGCTACATTCATATTTGTTTTACCTTGGAAACATGGCAGTAGTGGAATATCTGTAAACACAGCCAAatcataaacaaaaaaaaaaaattgctttgatCATCAATTGACTGAGCTATTACAAAATCCCCATACTTTCTGAAAACAGTATTCAAAACATTCATTGAGCAAAGTGGCATTTAGCAAATGTTACTCTAAAAAATGTATGATTTGGAAACATTGAAAGTATCCCAAACACAATGGTAATTTATAACTTCAACCACAAGAAACTGTTTATTAAACAAATGCATTGCTATAAAGATGTGAATACACTGCACACTGgttacataaaaaaaagaaaagctgtaGGAAAAGCACTGCTTCTGAATATTCATAGTTACACATAGAACAAAGGCTTTCACTGGAAACAGTCAGCCTTTTGGGAGGGGAATGGCACATTGCCCACATCCTGCTACGCTTGACAGTCCCACACCTTCCAACACTGCAGCTCATAGGTCCTGCTGCTTATCTACCTCCTCCGGAGCTGCTCCTTCTGCTAGTTCTGCCAGMGCCCTGCGACGCTCTGCCTCTGTTACTGTCATGGGATGCAGGGGGAAGAACCCAGCAAGTCCTACAGGAACAGAGATGGGAGGGATGACAGTAACTTAGACCACATAGATTCCAAGGTAGCATTGAGACTTTAGTGGAGGTATTGAGTACAGTTAAAAGTTTGTTTATTAACCTGTGATTGTGTATTTTGCATGATGTAGGCCTTACATTGGTTGTTTCAATAAACCTGGAAAGTGTGTGTTTTCAGGGTGAGTGTAGATGTAACACACCTAAAAGTTTGGCCACAGGCTTCGTTGGATGTGCACCACAGCCCATCCAGTACTTGATCCTGTCGGAGTTGAAACTGACCAGTTTCTCATTGTAGATGTTTGGCAGGGGGTCATAAGAGCCCAGTTGTTCTATGTATTTACTGTCTCGTGCTCGCTTGTTGTAAGCTGCCACAATCCGGTAGAAAGGTCTGTTAGACTGTTTGTGGCCAGCCATTGCCAATCTGATGACAATGTGTCCTCCATGGTATGTCTTCAGTAGGAAGGATGCTGTAAGAATAATACAACGAAATCTGAATGTATTGTTTTATAAAAAAGGTACCATGCATATGCAATTAAATTGCCAGATTTTTAAAAATTTAGAACAGCATTTGAACTGTGATGTTTTCTCTAAAAAGAATCAGTGTGACAAAGTATGTCATCTTACGTCAATTCACAGTCAGTTTGTCATGTAAATAGTTTGAACGTTACCAGGTGCTTAGGCAGGTTAATTAGGGATTCATGAACTGTTTATGGCAAACGTCAGGCCGTACAACGCATCAGTATCTGCAATATACTCGAAACTGGATAACTTCACAACAACCA
Coding sequences within:
- the mrps16 gene encoding small ribosomal subunit protein bS16m, with amino-acid sequence MVRLSSFLLKTYHGGHIVIRLAMAGHKQSNRPFYRIVAAYNKRARDSKYIEQLGSYDPLPNIYNEKLVSFNSDRIKYWMGCGAHPTKPVAKLLGLAGFFPLHPMTVTEAERRRALAELAEGAAPEEVDKQQDL